From a single Stomoxys calcitrans chromosome 4, idStoCalc2.1, whole genome shotgun sequence genomic region:
- the LOC106091273 gene encoding guanine nucleotide-binding protein subunit beta-1, whose translation MNELDSLRQEAESLKNAIRDARKAACDTSLVQAAASLEPIGRIQMRTRRTLRGHLAKIYAMHWGNDSRNLVSASQDGKLIVWDSHTTNKVHAIPLRSSWVMTCAYAPSGSYVACGGLDNMCSIYNLKTREGNVRVSRELPGHGGYLSCCRFLDDNQIVTSSGDMTCGLWDIETGQQVTSFLGHTGDVMALSLAPACQTFVSGACDASAKLWDIREGVCKQTFPGHESDINAVTFFPNGEAFATGSDDATCRLFDIRADQELAMYSHDNIICGITSVAFSKSGRLLLAGYDDFNCNVWDTMKAERSGILAGHDNRVSCLGVTENGMAVATGSWDSFLRVWN comes from the coding sequence ATGAATGAGCTGGACAGTTTGAGACAAGAAGCCGAATCCCTTAAGAATGCCATACGCGATGCCCGCAAGGCAGCCTGCGACACAAGCTTGGTGCAGGCAGCCGCGTCTTTGGAACCCATTGGTCGTATACAGATGCGCACAAGGCGAACATTGCGTGGACATTTGGCGAAAATCTATGCCATGCACTGGGGCAATGATTCACGCAATTTGGTATCAGCCTCGCAAGATGGTAAATTGATCGTTTGGGACTCGCATACCACAAATAAGGTACATGCTATACCATTACGTTCGTCATGGGTCATGACGTGCGCATATGCGCCTTCGGGCAGTTATGTCGCCTGCGGCGGTCTAGATAATATGTGTTCAATATACAACCTAAAAACGCGCGAGGGAAATGTGCGTGTATCCCGCGAATTGCCCGGCCATGGTGGTTATTTATCGTGCTGCCGTTTTTTGGATGACAATCAAATTGTGACCAGTTCGGGAGACATGACATGCGGTCTATGGGACATAGAAACTGGCCAACAAGTAACATCGTTCTTGGGCCATACCGGTGATGTGATGGCTCTCTCACTGGCGCCTGCTTGTCAGACTTTTGTTTCTGGTGCTTGCGATGCTTCGGCTAAACTTTGGGATATACGAGAAGGTGTATGCAAGCAGACATTCCCTGGCCACGAATCGGATATAAATGCGGTGACATTCTTCCCTAATGGCGAAGCGTTCGCCACAGGCTCCGACGATGCCACCTGTCGTCTATTCGATATACGAGCTGATCAAGAATTGGCCATGTACTCGCACGACAATATCATCTGCGGTATCACATCGGTGGCATTTTCAAAGAGTGGTCGTTTACTTTTAGCTGGCTATGATGATTTCAATTGCAATGTCTGGGACACAATGAAAGCCGAACGCTCCGGCATATTGGCTGGCCATGATAATCGGGTCTCATGTCTGGGTGTGACCGAAAATGGTATGGCAGTGGCAACGGGTTCATGGGATTCATTTTTGCGTGTGTGGAATTAA